A single genomic interval of Peribacillus sp. FSL H8-0477 harbors:
- a CDS encoding ComE operon protein 2, which translates to MNRISWDQYFMAQSHLLALRSTCTRLTVGATIVRDNRIIAGGYNGSIAGGTHCIDDGCYVIDNHCVRTIHAEMNAIIQCAKFGVPTEGSTIYVTHFPCLQCCKSLIQAGVKAVYYAVDYKNHPYAMELFAQAGVKVKQVHTKNIIDLQREEKQDFIHQLLEELAEKGDQEKINALKEQAEQLFSHE; encoded by the coding sequence ATGAACCGAATTAGCTGGGACCAATATTTCATGGCGCAAAGCCATTTATTAGCATTACGAAGCACATGTACACGTTTGACGGTAGGGGCAACGATTGTAAGGGATAACCGAATTATTGCTGGAGGCTATAACGGGTCTATTGCCGGTGGTACACATTGTATCGATGATGGCTGCTATGTAATCGACAATCATTGTGTCCGGACGATTCATGCCGAGATGAATGCGATTATCCAATGTGCTAAGTTTGGTGTCCCGACGGAAGGTTCAACGATTTATGTAACTCACTTCCCGTGTTTGCAGTGTTGTAAGTCGTTAATTCAAGCAGGGGTTAAGGCTGTTTATTACGCTGTTGATTATAAAAATCATCCTTATGCAATGGAATTATTTGCTCAGGCAGGCGTTAAAGTCAAACAAGTGCATACGAAAAATATTATTGATCTTCAACGTGAAGAAAAACAGGATTTTATTCATCAATTGCTGGAAGAACTCGCGGAAAAAGGGGATCAAGAGAAAATTAATGCCCTTAAAGAGCAAGCAGAACAGTTATTTTCTCACGAATAA
- a CDS encoding helix-hairpin-helix domain-containing protein, with protein sequence MDILQNKKVIAGIVAGLAAVTGYFFYQQSDPSITEEPLFAASPVVEQVESPAEEVKPLIIKIDVKGAVELPGVFIADEGDRVIDLIDDAGGFHPDADRDKVNLAQLVKDQMVIYVPKVGEETETLPQDAAATVSGPAGGDKDGGMINLNTATETELMTLTGVGPSKAAAIIEYREKSPFQSIEDLKKVSGIGDKTFEKLQDSITIK encoded by the coding sequence ATGGATATTTTACAAAATAAGAAAGTCATTGCTGGCATTGTAGCAGGTTTGGCTGCTGTTACGGGTTATTTCTTCTACCAACAATCAGATCCTTCTATTACAGAGGAACCGCTTTTTGCGGCAAGTCCTGTAGTGGAGCAAGTGGAAAGTCCAGCTGAGGAAGTTAAACCATTAATTATTAAAATTGATGTCAAAGGAGCCGTAGAGTTGCCAGGTGTCTTTATTGCTGATGAAGGAGATAGGGTAATCGATTTAATTGATGATGCTGGGGGATTTCATCCTGATGCAGATCGAGATAAGGTGAATCTTGCTCAGTTGGTCAAGGATCAGATGGTGATTTATGTACCGAAAGTTGGCGAGGAAACAGAGACTCTCCCACAGGATGCTGCAGCTACAGTAAGCGGACCGGCAGGGGGAGATAAGGATGGTGGTATGATCAATCTAAACACTGCAACAGAAACCGAGCTCATGACCTTGACAGGAGTGGGTCCTTCTAAGGCAGCTGCGATTATAGAATACCGAGAAAAAAGTCCTTTTCAATCAATAGAAGATTTAAAAAAGGTTTCTGGTATTGGGGACAAGACCTTTGAAAAGCTGCAGGATTCGATTACGATTAAGTAA
- the comER gene encoding late competence protein ComER — MKIGVIGTGNMGSILLEAFLEADLVEEKDIWVTNRTPKKALALQNKYPDIHVTYTAEELAQTADLLFICVKPLDSNSVLTGIKPYLTQKKCIVSITSPISVKQLESQISCSCARFIPSITNRALSGVSLLSFGESCSTEWEQTITELAQGISTPVLIENEVTRAASDIVSCGPAFISFLAQAFIDGAVQTTPIDKKTATLLTEKMLIGMGDLLQKGIYTLPALQEKVCVKGGITGEGIKVLEAQTGDMFNQLFEATQEKFAEDLEEIEKQFDLKY; from the coding sequence TTGAAAATTGGAGTAATCGGAACAGGGAATATGGGGTCAATTTTACTCGAGGCTTTTCTTGAAGCTGATTTAGTGGAAGAAAAAGATATTTGGGTCACCAATCGAACACCTAAAAAGGCTCTAGCCTTACAGAATAAATATCCAGACATACATGTTACCTACACAGCAGAGGAACTCGCCCAAACCGCAGACTTACTTTTCATTTGTGTAAAACCATTAGATTCAAATAGCGTCCTCACAGGAATTAAGCCTTACTTAACACAGAAAAAATGCATCGTCAGCATTACCAGTCCAATATCTGTTAAACAGCTAGAATCACAAATATCCTGTTCCTGCGCTCGTTTTATACCCAGCATCACAAATCGTGCACTGTCCGGCGTATCATTACTAAGCTTCGGTGAATCGTGCAGTACAGAATGGGAGCAAACAATTACTGAATTAGCACAAGGAATCTCAACACCTGTACTCATCGAAAACGAGGTAACGCGCGCAGCATCTGATATTGTTAGCTGCGGACCAGCCTTTATCAGCTTCCTCGCCCAAGCATTCATAGACGGAGCCGTTCAAACAACACCGATCGATAAAAAAACAGCCACACTGCTTACAGAAAAAATGCTGATTGGAATGGGGGACTTACTGCAGAAAGGAATCTACACACTCCCTGCGCTGCAAGAAAAGGTCTGTGTCAAAGGCGGAATAACCGGTGAAGGAATAAAAGTACTCGAAGCACAAACAGGGGACATGTTCAATCAACTATTCGAAGCTACCCAGGAGAAGTTTGCAGAAGACCTTGAGGAAATTGAAAAACAATTCGACCTCAAGTACTAA
- a CDS encoding class I SAM-dependent DNA methyltransferase, translated as MSYERFAYVYDDLMKDAPYEKWLELLLAKMEQYNVDGKHVLDLACGTGEFTVELAKHGFTVAGVDLSEEMLSMANDKAANAGLSLSFFQQNMAELEGLGTYDTVTLFCDSLNYLREEEDISKTFAGVYTHLREDGLFLFDVHSVYKMEKVFANQTFALSDEDVSYIWECFPGEAEHSVEHELSFFIRDEESGMYDRFDEFHYQRTYQHSHYRALLEAAGFEVLELLSDLEDEPIHAETERILFVSRKK; from the coding sequence ATGAGTTATGAACGGTTTGCCTATGTCTACGATGACTTGATGAAGGATGCTCCATATGAGAAGTGGCTCGAATTGCTACTTGCAAAAATGGAGCAATATAACGTCGATGGCAAACACGTGCTCGACTTGGCCTGTGGGACGGGAGAATTCACTGTTGAACTTGCAAAGCACGGCTTTACCGTTGCTGGGGTAGACTTGTCTGAAGAAATGCTTTCAATGGCAAATGACAAGGCTGCTAATGCGGGACTTTCCCTCTCATTCTTTCAGCAGAACATGGCTGAACTTGAAGGCCTAGGCACCTATGACACAGTCACATTATTTTGTGATTCGCTTAACTACCTTCGCGAAGAAGAGGATATCTCCAAAACGTTTGCTGGAGTTTATACCCATCTCCGCGAAGACGGACTATTCCTCTTCGATGTCCACTCTGTTTACAAAATGGAAAAGGTCTTTGCCAATCAAACCTTTGCCTTATCAGATGAAGACGTATCGTATATTTGGGAATGCTTCCCTGGTGAAGCCGAACACAGTGTTGAACATGAACTCAGCTTTTTCATTCGTGATGAGGAAAGCGGGATGTACGACCGTTTTGATGAATTCCATTATCAACGGACCTATCAACACTCACATTACCGCGCCTTACTAGAAGCAGCCGGTTTTGAGGTGCTTGAACTTCTATCTGATCTTGAGGATGAACCGATTCATGCAGAAACCGAGCGCATTCTATTTGTCTCAAGAAAAAAATAA
- the rsfS gene encoding ribosome silencing factor, with protein sequence MTERELLVTAVKAADDKRAEEIVVLNMKGISLISDYFLICHGNSDKQVQAIARELKSKAEENGVTVKRMEGFDEAKWILVDLGDVIAHVFHRDERGYYKLERLWGDAPIEDLSDMNL encoded by the coding sequence ATGACTGAACGTGAACTACTTGTAACCGCAGTAAAAGCTGCTGATGATAAACGTGCTGAGGAAATTGTTGTACTAAATATGAAGGGGATTTCGTTGATATCTGATTATTTCTTAATCTGTCACGGTAACTCCGATAAACAAGTGCAGGCAATTGCCCGCGAACTGAAAAGTAAGGCTGAAGAAAACGGCGTTACAGTTAAACGGATGGAAGGCTTTGATGAAGCGAAATGGATCCTTGTTGACCTTGGCGATGTTATTGCTCATGTATTCCACCGTGATGAAAGAGGCTATTATAAGCTTGAACGCCTTTGGGGCGACGCACCAATAGAAGATTTGAGTGACATGAATTTATGA
- the yqeK gene encoding bis(5'-nucleosyl)-tetraphosphatase (symmetrical) YqeK: MNREVALELVEKQLTERRYQHTLGVTESAIELANRYGADVKKAELAAIFHDYAKFRPKEEMREIIVSQGMASTLLDFHSELWHAPVGAYLVEKEAGITNTEILDAIRYHTSGRVGMTLLDKIIYLADYIEPGRLFPGVEEVRETAKISLNQAVIEAMRNTIVFLMKKKQAVYPDTFHSYNDLIMKTKEKIE, translated from the coding sequence ATGAATCGTGAGGTAGCTTTGGAATTGGTGGAAAAACAATTGACTGAGCGTCGTTATCAGCATACGCTTGGCGTGACTGAATCAGCGATTGAATTAGCAAATCGTTACGGCGCAGATGTTAAAAAGGCAGAGCTTGCTGCCATTTTCCATGATTATGCTAAATTTCGTCCTAAAGAGGAAATGCGCGAAATCATCGTTTCACAAGGTATGGCTTCAACACTGCTCGATTTTCATAGCGAGCTTTGGCATGCGCCGGTCGGAGCCTACCTTGTGGAAAAAGAAGCCGGAATAACCAATACGGAGATTCTAGATGCTATTCGTTACCATACTTCAGGCAGAGTCGGTATGACACTGCTTGATAAGATTATTTACTTGGCTGACTATATTGAGCCTGGCCGATTGTTTCCCGGGGTTGAAGAAGTACGAGAAACAGCTAAAATTAGCCTAAACCAAGCAGTTATTGAAGCCATGCGTAACACGATCGTTTTTCTAATGAAAAAGAAACAGGCTGTCTATCCTGATACATTCCATTCTTATAACGATTTAATCATGAAGACTAAGGAGAAGATTGAATGA
- a CDS encoding nicotinate-nucleotide adenylyltransferase, which produces MKRVGILGGTFDPPHIGHLIVANEVLDALNLDEIRFMPNHVPPHKQKTQQVSNLDRLSMLENAISGHPGFFVEDIEIEREGTSFTLDTVKLLKHREPEVEFYFIIGADMIAYLPNWHGVDELMTLISFVGVKRPGYEESTRYPITMVEMPELHLSSSMIRKRIKAGQTTKYLLPDNVREYIKENGLYES; this is translated from the coding sequence ATGAAAAGGGTAGGTATCCTAGGGGGGACGTTTGATCCGCCCCATATCGGCCATCTAATCGTTGCGAATGAAGTCCTGGATGCATTAAACCTCGATGAAATTAGGTTCATGCCCAATCATGTTCCTCCGCATAAACAGAAGACACAGCAGGTCTCCAATTTGGACAGGCTGTCAATGCTGGAAAATGCCATTAGTGGTCATCCGGGCTTTTTTGTAGAAGATATAGAAATTGAGCGTGAAGGGACATCATTCACCCTCGATACGGTAAAACTATTAAAACATCGCGAGCCTGAGGTCGAATTTTATTTTATCATTGGTGCAGATATGATTGCATATTTGCCTAACTGGCACGGCGTCGATGAATTGATGACATTGATTTCCTTTGTGGGAGTCAAACGGCCAGGGTATGAGGAATCGACCCGCTATCCGATTACGATGGTAGAGATGCCTGAATTGCATTTATCTTCATCGATGATTAGGAAACGGATCAAAGCGGGCCAGACCACCAAATATCTGCTTCCGGACAATGTGCGGGAGTATATAAAGGAGAATGGTTTGTATGAATCGTGA
- the yhbY gene encoding ribosome assembly RNA-binding protein YhbY yields the protein MLTGKQKRFLRANAHDLNAIFQVGKGGVNDNLIKQIREALEARELLKVSILNNCEDDKKEVAIALAKGAKAELVQLIGLTVVLYKESKENKQIKLP from the coding sequence ATGTTAACTGGTAAACAAAAACGGTTTTTACGAGCAAATGCTCATGATTTAAATGCAATTTTCCAAGTAGGAAAAGGCGGCGTTAATGACAACTTAATCAAACAAATTCGTGAAGCGCTGGAAGCTCGCGAATTATTGAAAGTCAGCATTTTGAACAACTGCGAAGATGATAAAAAAGAGGTTGCTATAGCACTCGCTAAGGGAGCTAAGGCTGAATTGGTTCAGTTAATCGGTCTAACGGTCGTTTTATATAAAGAATCAAAAGAAAATAAACAAATTAAATTACCATAA
- the aroE gene encoding shikimate dehydrogenase, whose product MEHIYGVIGDPIAHSMSPAIHNDAFQVENIAARYHHFHVLSENLPDAIKGLKAVGVSGFNVTVPHKTAIIPLLDEVDDLARAIGAVNTVIYKNGRYIGYNTDGEGFYRSLVERIGIELTSKKTLIIGAGGAARAIYFTLVKEGVSNVDIANRTLARAELLIADCPYPKQSSALTMSEAEQSLGEYDLIIQTTSSGMSPDTNAMPLDSKRLRHDAFVSDVIYNPLETQLLIQAKANGAEIQNGVDMLVNQAALAFQLWTGIFPDTQRMKEIVLNKLGGSTC is encoded by the coding sequence ATGGAACATATTTACGGTGTTATTGGTGATCCCATTGCGCACTCCATGTCCCCTGCAATCCATAATGATGCCTTTCAGGTTGAGAACATTGCTGCCCGATATCATCATTTTCATGTACTGTCAGAAAACTTGCCGGATGCTATTAAAGGATTGAAGGCGGTTGGAGTTTCCGGGTTTAATGTCACGGTTCCTCATAAAACGGCCATCATTCCGCTTCTTGATGAAGTGGACGATCTTGCAAGAGCAATTGGGGCTGTTAATACGGTTATTTATAAGAATGGGCGATATATAGGGTATAATACAGATGGTGAAGGCTTTTATCGCTCGCTCGTTGAGAGAATAGGGATCGAGTTAACGTCGAAAAAAACCTTGATTATTGGTGCAGGGGGAGCGGCAAGAGCCATTTATTTTACGTTGGTGAAAGAAGGGGTATCGAATGTGGATATCGCTAATCGGACGCTTGCTCGTGCTGAATTGCTGATTGCTGACTGTCCTTATCCCAAACAATCATCTGCTCTAACAATGTCAGAAGCGGAGCAGTCCCTGGGTGAATATGATTTAATCATTCAGACGACTTCATCTGGAATGAGCCCTGATACGAATGCGATGCCGCTGGACAGCAAACGTTTGAGGCATGATGCCTTTGTTAGTGATGTTATTTACAACCCGCTCGAAACCCAATTATTGATACAAGCGAAAGCGAATGGCGCTGAAATACAGAACGGCGTTGATATGTTAGTTAATCAAGCTGCGCTTGCTTTTCAGTTGTGGACGGGAATATTCCCGGATACACAAAGAATGAAAGAAATTGTTTTGAACAAATTAGGAGGCTCCACATGTTAA
- the yqeH gene encoding ribosome biogenesis GTPase YqeH, whose protein sequence is MSNQEEILCIGCGVHVQTEDPKGLGYAPASALEKESIICQRCFRLKHYNEVQDVSLTDDDFLKILNKVGETDSLIVKIVDIFDFNGSWLPGLNRFAGNNDVLLIGNKVDLLPKSIKHNRLIHWMKQSARELGLNPIDVLLVSAEKGNGVSEAAEAIENYRKNKDVYVVGCTNVGKSTFINRLIKEVSGEADIITTSHFPGTTLDIIEIPLDDGTALIDTPGIINHHQMAHFVDKRDLKLITPKKEIKPKVYQLNEEQTLFFGGLARLDYLAGGRRSLTCYISNELGIHRTKLEKADELYKNHAGEMLYPPRRDQMDEFPTMVRHEFSIKEGKMDIVFSGLGWVTVNEPGAKVAAYVPKGVNVILRKSLI, encoded by the coding sequence TTGAGCAACCAAGAAGAAATTTTATGTATTGGCTGTGGTGTACATGTGCAGACCGAAGATCCGAAAGGTTTAGGTTATGCTCCGGCATCGGCATTAGAAAAAGAGTCAATTATTTGTCAGCGTTGCTTTAGACTGAAACATTATAATGAAGTCCAAGACGTATCGTTAACCGATGATGACTTTTTAAAGATTCTTAACAAAGTGGGCGAAACGGATTCATTGATTGTTAAAATCGTTGATATTTTTGATTTCAATGGCAGCTGGCTGCCTGGATTAAACCGTTTTGCAGGAAATAATGATGTATTGTTGATTGGTAATAAAGTCGATTTACTGCCTAAATCAATTAAACATAATCGATTAATTCATTGGATGAAGCAATCAGCGAGAGAATTGGGATTAAACCCGATTGATGTGCTGCTGGTTAGTGCTGAAAAAGGCAATGGCGTTTCTGAGGCCGCTGAAGCAATTGAGAACTACCGTAAAAACAAAGATGTATATGTGGTAGGCTGTACGAATGTTGGTAAGTCAACATTCATCAACCGCTTAATAAAAGAAGTGAGTGGAGAAGCTGATATTATTACTACTTCTCACTTCCCTGGAACAACACTTGATATCATTGAGATTCCGCTTGATGATGGGACTGCCCTGATCGACACACCAGGTATCATTAATCATCACCAAATGGCTCACTTTGTTGATAAGCGTGATCTAAAGCTGATTACGCCGAAAAAAGAGATTAAACCGAAAGTTTATCAACTAAATGAAGAACAAACCCTTTTCTTCGGTGGACTGGCTCGTCTTGATTATCTAGCAGGTGGAAGACGCTCATTAACTTGTTATATCTCGAATGAATTAGGGATTCACCGGACAAAGCTTGAAAAAGCAGATGAGCTTTATAAAAATCATGCTGGTGAGATGTTATATCCGCCGCGCCGTGACCAAATGGACGAGTTTCCTACGATGGTTCGCCATGAATTTTCAATTAAAGAAGGTAAGATGGATATCGTGTTCTCCGGCCTAGGCTGGGTAACTGTTAATGAACCAGGCGCTAAGGTTGCTGCTTATGTGCCGAAGGGTGTAAATGTCATTCTTCGTAAATCATTAATTTAA
- a CDS encoding YqeG family HAD IIIA-type phosphatase, producing the protein MFKQFMPSEHAKSIFDIKPEELKAKGIKGIITDLDNTLVEWDRPLATPELIIWFEEMRAQGILVTIVSNNKEIRVKSFADPLQIPFIFEARKPFRRAFHRAAAAMGINREETVVIGDQLLTDILGGNRGGYHTILVVPVAKTDGFWTKMNRRIERRILRYLKRKGMIEWEDNN; encoded by the coding sequence ATGTTTAAACAATTTATGCCAAGTGAACATGCAAAGAGCATTTTTGATATAAAGCCTGAGGAATTAAAGGCTAAAGGGATTAAAGGGATTATAACGGATCTTGATAATACGCTTGTTGAGTGGGACAGGCCGTTAGCGACTCCGGAACTGATTATTTGGTTCGAAGAAATGCGTGCGCAGGGAATTTTAGTGACAATCGTTTCTAATAATAAGGAAATAAGAGTTAAGTCCTTCGCTGACCCTCTTCAGATCCCGTTTATTTTCGAAGCTCGAAAACCTTTTCGCCGTGCTTTTCACCGTGCTGCAGCTGCAATGGGAATTAATCGTGAGGAAACAGTGGTTATTGGTGACCAGCTGTTGACAGATATACTCGGTGGAAATCGAGGGGGGTATCATACGATTTTGGTAGTCCCTGTGGCTAAAACGGACGGATTTTGGACGAAAATGAATCGTAGAATTGAACGAAGGATTTTACGTTATTTAAAGCGTAAAGGAATGATAGAATGGGAGGACAACAATTGA
- a CDS encoding sporulation histidine kinase inhibitor Sda, with translation MNKLSDDLLIESYVKAQKLKLSIDFISLIEIEIRRRSLTHKINVGF, from the coding sequence ATGAATAAACTATCTGACGATTTGTTGATTGAATCCTATGTCAAGGCCCAGAAACTAAAGCTAAGCATTGACTTTATCAGCTTAATTGAGATCGAAATTCGGAGAAGGTCTTTAACACATAAAATCAATGTGGGTTTTTAA
- a CDS encoding phosphatidylserine decarboxylase: MYQSLYRFFIELTNGRMTSGALKRFADSKLSKPLIPSFVKVFKINKEESKEEIASFNTLHDLFTRTLKEGARQITEDASAVVSPVDGVFEDMGEINADKQIVVKDKIYSIEEMLGNSKALSKYLGGTYMVLYLSPSHYHRIHSPVTGTVNNRWVLGQKSYPVNRLGMKYGQAPLSKNYRNITEIQHQYGHLAVVKVGAMFINSIVITEEAKELEKGQEMAYFSFGSTVVLLFEKGTFEPLQDLQLPAEVRLGQTLGHIR; this comes from the coding sequence TTGTACCAATCTCTATATAGATTTTTTATTGAGTTGACGAATGGACGAATGACTTCAGGAGCATTAAAAAGGTTTGCTGATTCTAAATTAAGTAAACCGTTGATCCCTTCATTCGTAAAAGTTTTTAAGATAAATAAAGAGGAAAGCAAAGAAGAAATCGCTTCTTTTAATACGCTGCATGATTTATTTACTCGTACGTTAAAAGAGGGTGCGAGACAAATCACAGAGGATGCTTCTGCAGTGGTCAGCCCCGTTGACGGTGTATTCGAAGACATGGGAGAGATTAACGCTGATAAACAAATTGTTGTGAAGGATAAAATTTATTCGATTGAGGAAATGCTAGGGAATAGTAAGGCATTGTCTAAGTATCTTGGCGGTACATATATGGTGCTTTATTTAAGTCCGAGCCACTACCACCGCATTCATTCCCCGGTGACTGGCACGGTTAATAATCGATGGGTACTTGGGCAAAAATCTTATCCCGTTAATCGTTTGGGCATGAAGTACGGACAAGCGCCGCTTTCGAAAAATTACCGAAACATTACGGAAATACAGCATCAATATGGACATCTTGCCGTCGTGAAAGTCGGTGCGATGTTTATCAATTCGATCGTTATTACGGAGGAAGCGAAGGAACTGGAAAAGGGTCAGGAGATGGCCTATTTCAGCTTTGGTTCAACGGTCGTGCTTTTATTTGAAAAAGGAACATTTGAACCGCTTCAGGACTTACAACTTCCTGCTGAAGTACGGCTTGGACAAACGCTGGGGCATATAAGGTAA
- the pssA gene encoding CDP-diacylglycerol--serine O-phosphatidyltransferase: protein MFNHALDQTVKKLKAQLANILTLVNLSLGGYAIIAIINNQLNLGLLLIFLAALADRFDGIAARKFNCESELGKQLDSMSDIISFGVAPALLLYQGLLVQFGAPGTFFAVFYISCGAFRLARFNISENNGYFTGMPITVAGCLATFSFLFIPHAHPIFFLCLIILLSLLMVSPFTFKKV from the coding sequence TTGTTTAATCACGCACTTGATCAAACGGTTAAAAAACTGAAAGCCCAACTTGCAAATATACTTACCTTAGTCAATTTATCCCTTGGCGGATATGCAATTATAGCCATTATAAATAATCAATTAAACCTAGGTTTATTACTGATTTTTCTTGCAGCGCTTGCTGATCGTTTCGATGGAATAGCAGCCAGGAAATTTAACTGTGAATCAGAACTCGGAAAACAGCTCGATTCTATGAGTGATATCATATCCTTTGGTGTCGCTCCTGCCCTTCTATTATATCAAGGTCTCTTAGTACAATTTGGTGCTCCAGGTACCTTTTTTGCGGTGTTTTACATCAGCTGCGGTGCCTTCCGTTTAGCTAGATTTAATATCTCTGAGAACAATGGGTATTTCACCGGAATGCCCATTACAGTAGCAGGATGTTTAGCCACGTTCAGTTTTCTGTTTATCCCGCATGCCCACCCCATCTTCTTTCTTTGCCTGATCATTCTCTTGTCACTCTTAATGGTCAGTCCCTTTACCTTTAAAAAAGTATAA
- a CDS encoding M3 family oligoendopeptidase, with translation MSYSLTWDLDVFFEGGSSSQEFEKFWNQVEKDISGFDGLIDSWQVKSEEKDAQLLISAVELLSTLRNALSQASGFVSCLGAQDMTDTKAREWEAALTTGYAALENVLTKMDEKLVQLDESFFQNLLNTEPLNELSYILTERRDQAKNKLSVEEESLINQLAIDGYHGWSQLYDTIVATIKIPFNGEELSVGQASNKFSDADPKVRKQIFAAWEKAWGEKSELFAKALNHLAGFRLSVYEKHDRTDVLAEPLEINRMQKKTLDSMWGVIADNKEPLVKFLNRKAELLGVERLSWADLDAPIATTGESSTMSYQEGAEFITKQFSKFGSELAAFTQKAFEDSWIEAEDRPNKRPGGFCTGFPISGQSRIFMTYSGTPSNVSTLAHELGHAFHSHTLKETHPLNSGYAMNVAETASTFAEMIVADASVKEAETESEKLALLEDKIQRTVALLMNIHARFLFETRFYEERKTGVVSVARLNEIMTDAQKEAYGEALSEYHPGFWSSKLHFYISDVPFYNFPYTFGYLFSLGIYEKALQEGKGFEEKYMALLRDTGSMNVEDLAAKHLDVDLTGRTFWENAVSTCLKDIEEFLEITNPLVKEA, from the coding sequence ATGTCGTATTCATTGACGTGGGATTTAGATGTTTTTTTTGAGGGAGGTAGTTCCTCACAGGAGTTTGAAAAGTTTTGGAATCAAGTGGAAAAGGACATCTCAGGGTTTGATGGGCTGATTGACAGCTGGCAGGTGAAGTCTGAGGAGAAAGATGCTCAGCTATTAATAAGTGCTGTGGAGCTTCTTTCTACTCTTCGAAATGCTCTTTCACAGGCAAGCGGGTTTGTGAGTTGCTTAGGTGCTCAGGATATGACAGATACAAAGGCTAGGGAGTGGGAAGCTGCTCTAACGACTGGGTATGCGGCACTTGAGAATGTCTTGACAAAAATGGATGAAAAATTGGTTCAGCTGGATGAGTCGTTTTTTCAAAATCTCTTAAACACTGAACCGTTGAACGAGCTATCATACATATTGACTGAACGCCGTGATCAGGCGAAGAATAAGTTGTCTGTGGAAGAAGAGTCGTTGATTAATCAACTTGCAATAGATGGATATCATGGCTGGAGCCAGTTGTACGATACGATTGTTGCAACGATAAAAATTCCGTTTAATGGGGAAGAGCTTTCAGTGGGCCAGGCGTCTAATAAATTCTCAGATGCTGATCCCAAAGTTCGGAAACAAATTTTCGCAGCTTGGGAAAAAGCATGGGGTGAAAAGAGTGAGTTATTTGCCAAAGCTCTCAATCACTTGGCAGGGTTCCGCTTGAGTGTTTATGAAAAACATGACCGCACAGATGTACTTGCTGAACCGCTTGAAATCAATCGTATGCAGAAAAAAACGCTTGATAGTATGTGGGGTGTCATTGCAGATAATAAGGAGCCGCTGGTTAAATTCCTAAACCGTAAAGCTGAATTACTAGGAGTAGAGCGTTTAAGCTGGGCCGATTTGGATGCACCAATTGCAACAACAGGGGAATCCAGCACAATGAGTTATCAAGAAGGTGCTGAGTTCATTACTAAGCAATTTAGCAAATTCGGCAGTGAGCTTGCTGCATTTACGCAAAAGGCTTTTGAAGACAGCTGGATTGAAGCAGAAGATCGTCCGAATAAGAGACCAGGCGGTTTTTGTACGGGCTTCCCAATCAGCGGGCAGTCACGAATTTTCATGACGTATTCGGGAACACCATCAAATGTTTCTACACTTGCACATGAATTGGGTCACGCGTTCCATTCTCATACACTGAAAGAAACGCATCCATTAAACAGTGGTTATGCAATGAATGTTGCTGAAACAGCTTCGACATTTGCCGAAATGATTGTTGCAGATGCATCGGTAAAGGAAGCGGAAACTGAAAGCGAGAAGTTAGCACTGCTTGAAGATAAAATTCAACGGACAGTGGCTTTACTAATGAATATTCATGCACGCTTTTTATTCGAAACCCGTTTTTATGAAGAAAGAAAAACAGGGGTAGTCAGTGTTGCCCGCCTAAATGAAATAATGACGGATGCTCAAAAAGAGGCATATGGAGAAGCACTTAGTGAATATCATCCAGGCTTCTGGTCATCGAAACTTCATTTCTATATTTCTGATGTGCCGTTCTATAACTTCCCATATACATTTGGCTATTTATTCTCATTGGGCATATATGAAAAGGCTCTGCAAGAAGGGAAAGGTTTTGAAGAAAAATATATGGCCCTGCTGCGGGATACTGGTTCGATGAATGTCGAAGATCTTGCTGCTAAGCACCTTGACGTGGATCTTACAGGGCGTACGTTCTGGGAGAATGCCGTGTCAACGTGTCTGAAGGATATTGAGGAATTTTTAGAGATCACGAATCCGTTAGTTAAGGAAGCATAA